One window from the genome of Leptospira ryugenii encodes:
- a CDS encoding TRAP transporter TatT component family protein — MDPKNKMDGNSMLQMKRFGTLALVAALSFALVACGKSRTVKISASEVERSKTPAKLPAEIEKLWKNRHNEADLRQALVSLEQFANENPQFSDVKVLLCRGNYLMGDGHLWLKLTGDADADAAVKAESIKFYDAAVGWCEAALALNPKFRDKVVKDGIEVEKALDTLGPEDIDALYWRYASLGKWSRLSGFTTLLANRSKFTAMINRVKELEKDMGKEYFYAATLRYDAASNALSPTGDKKLADKYFEEAIKRHPNYFAVRVLYAESRLKGDEAKFKSQLDYVIKGNPKSLPELEPDQIVEQRKAKKLLEDI; from the coding sequence TTGGATCCTAAAAACAAAATGGATGGTAATTCAATGTTGCAAATGAAAAGATTCGGAACCCTGGCTCTAGTTGCGGCCCTCTCTTTCGCGCTAGTTGCTTGCGGTAAATCGAGAACCGTAAAAATTTCTGCCTCTGAGGTAGAACGATCCAAAACTCCAGCAAAACTTCCTGCTGAGATCGAAAAACTATGGAAGAACCGACATAACGAGGCAGACCTACGACAGGCCCTTGTTTCACTAGAACAGTTCGCAAATGAGAACCCTCAGTTCTCAGACGTAAAAGTTCTCCTTTGCCGAGGAAATTACCTAATGGGTGATGGACACCTCTGGCTCAAGCTAACTGGCGATGCAGATGCAGACGCAGCAGTCAAAGCAGAATCTATTAAATTTTACGATGCAGCGGTAGGCTGGTGTGAAGCCGCCCTAGCACTCAATCCAAAGTTCCGTGACAAAGTAGTCAAGGACGGTATCGAAGTTGAGAAAGCATTGGATACCCTCGGTCCAGAAGACATTGATGCCCTCTATTGGAGATATGCATCACTAGGAAAATGGTCCCGTTTATCTGGATTTACAACTTTGTTAGCTAACAGAAGTAAGTTCACAGCTATGATAAACCGTGTTAAAGAATTAGAAAAAGACATGGGCAAAGAATACTTTTACGCAGCTACCCTTCGCTACGATGCAGCTAGCAACGCTCTCTCTCCTACTGGAGACAAAAAGTTAGCAGACAAGTATTTTGAAGAAGCCATCAAAAGACACCCTAACTACTTTGCAGTCCGAGTACTCTATGCAGAAAGCCGTTTAAAAGGTGATGAAGCAAAATTTAAGTCTCAACTTGATTACGTAATCAAAGGAAATCCAAAGTCTCTTCCAGAGCTAGAACCTGACCAAATCGTTGAGCAAAGAAAAGCTAAAAAACTCTTAGAAGATATCTAA
- the dctP gene encoding TRAP transporter substrate-binding protein DctP translates to MFRTPVKFIAGAMFAFTISGGIFAQTTVKVATVAPEGSPWANELSKIKRKIEKESDGQIKIKIYPGGQMGGENEILQQVIRGKLQGGGLTAGALANTVKELNVLEIPYLFDSFSQADCVLDNHLLEDFRRLFESKGLIFVTWAENGYRSIGTKTNPVKSPQDLKGIKIRIQESPVHIAYWKALGVSGIPIAIPEVLPSLQTGVVEGFDNTPLFTLAAEWQSAIKHFSLTRHIYQPAAIVYSKKFWDTLNDEQKKTLMGDGNSLAPGARVAVRSIEKNMIATLKNAGVNVYEPSAAEIASFKAVANNVSASVIGKIGGESKSIYDKIQKAKAACGK, encoded by the coding sequence ATGTTTCGTACACCTGTAAAATTCATCGCAGGTGCAATGTTTGCCTTCACAATCAGTGGAGGCATTTTTGCACAAACAACCGTTAAAGTTGCAACCGTCGCACCAGAGGGAAGTCCTTGGGCAAATGAGTTGTCAAAAATTAAGAGAAAGATCGAGAAAGAGTCGGATGGCCAAATCAAAATCAAAATCTATCCAGGTGGACAGATGGGAGGAGAAAACGAGATCCTCCAGCAAGTAATCCGAGGCAAGCTACAAGGTGGTGGTTTGACCGCAGGTGCTCTTGCCAATACTGTAAAGGAACTCAATGTCCTTGAAATTCCGTATCTATTTGATTCCTTTAGCCAGGCGGATTGCGTCTTAGACAACCACCTATTAGAAGACTTCCGTAGACTTTTCGAATCAAAAGGTCTAATCTTTGTTACATGGGCAGAAAACGGATACCGTTCGATTGGAACCAAAACAAACCCTGTTAAATCCCCACAAGATCTTAAAGGGATTAAAATCAGAATCCAAGAGTCCCCAGTACACATTGCCTACTGGAAGGCTTTGGGTGTGAGTGGTATCCCAATCGCTATCCCAGAAGTATTACCATCTCTTCAAACAGGTGTGGTAGAGGGCTTTGATAATACCCCTCTTTTCACCTTGGCAGCAGAATGGCAATCCGCAATCAAACACTTCAGCCTAACTCGGCACATTTACCAGCCGGCGGCCATCGTTTACTCCAAAAAATTTTGGGACACCTTAAATGATGAGCAAAAGAAAACTTTAATGGGCGATGGAAATTCCCTAGCACCTGGCGCTCGTGTGGCGGTGCGATCCATCGAAAAAAATATGATTGCAACCCTGAAAAATGCTGGTGTAAACGTATACGAACCTTCGGCAGCTGAGATTGCTAGCTTTAAGGCCGTGGCAAATAATGTTTCTGCATCGGTGATCGGCAAGATAGGTGGTGAATCCAAATCCATCTACGACAAAATCCAAAAAGCAAAAGCAGCCTGCGGAAAATAA
- a CDS encoding TRAP transporter small permease, with protein MKFVDRFLNYLSFGEKWAGGICFLLLTLLMIADVAKREVVDKFLSMVIEGLEAYPSTSVASLLGGWSVYLAEWFGQEASSFLEWIGRGGIVWAQKLSLYFMLWGGLFGSALASAKGSHLRPEIADKLLPKKVLPYVKVIEQFVISTFFLFLTYLSFLYVQESISLDEVNPVTEISLWKVQLIFPYVFFSMGFRHLVYGIFPKLIPADLNEATEALEEMKGEFPMDDQGAVNK; from the coding sequence ATGAAATTCGTCGATAGGTTTCTCAATTACCTGAGTTTCGGCGAGAAATGGGCGGGAGGGATTTGTTTCCTCCTCCTCACACTTCTCATGATTGCAGATGTCGCCAAACGTGAAGTTGTCGACAAGTTTTTATCCATGGTGATTGAAGGCCTAGAGGCCTATCCTTCTACCTCGGTAGCCTCTCTACTCGGAGGTTGGAGTGTATATTTGGCAGAATGGTTCGGCCAAGAAGCTAGCTCCTTTCTGGAATGGATAGGTAGAGGCGGCATCGTTTGGGCACAAAAGTTGTCTCTTTACTTTATGCTTTGGGGAGGATTGTTTGGATCGGCGCTTGCGAGTGCAAAGGGTTCTCACTTGAGACCAGAGATTGCGGACAAGCTCCTTCCGAAAAAAGTGTTACCCTATGTGAAAGTGATTGAACAGTTTGTGATTTCAACATTCTTTCTGTTTCTTACCTACCTTTCCTTTTTATATGTGCAAGAGAGTATAAGCTTGGACGAAGTCAATCCGGTGACAGAGATTTCCCTTTGGAAAGTACAGCTTATTTTCCCATATGTGTTTTTTTCGATGGGCTTTCGGCATCTCGTATATGGAATCTTCCCCAAACTTATCCCAGCTGACTTAAATGAGGCGACAGAGGCCTTAGAAGAAATGAAAGGGGAATTCCCAATGGATGACCAAGGAGCGGTAAACAAATGA
- a CDS encoding TRAP transporter large permease: MSSWGILGLLLVLIILRQPLIVLMGAVTVFCYYFLPDPPLEAVTELNAIIGDLFFAGDKEILLAIPLFIIAGNLMTHGSIARRLIRMAQAMTAPIPAGLAIAGVFSCGIFAAISGSSPVTLIAIGGLMYPSLTKAGYPSQFSMGLLASGGTLGIIIPPSIPMIVYAIMVGVSVTDLFIAGIGPGILLMSLLMLYSVFRAGKIGRGKWDFQEVKQSWKEGILALLMPIVILGGIYSGFFTATESAAIAVFYAIIVEIFVHKELSFGKIPSIMAESAEQLGILFLILILAVSLNKFMIENEIPQNLVTTMSGLISSPVTFLIGVNILLLIVGMFMDIMSAILVLAPLLAPMAVNYGINPIHFGIIMIVNLEIGYLTPPVGINLFVASGIFKQPLGKVIQSVAPIVGLFLFGLILISWIPEISLGLISPENVPPASP, encoded by the coding sequence ATGAGCTCATGGGGTATTTTAGGTTTATTACTTGTTCTGATCATTTTACGACAGCCTCTCATCGTTTTGATGGGCGCTGTGACAGTATTTTGTTATTATTTTCTACCTGACCCTCCCCTAGAGGCTGTCACGGAGTTAAATGCAATCATTGGGGATTTATTCTTCGCTGGAGACAAAGAGATCCTCCTTGCGATCCCACTCTTCATCATTGCGGGAAATCTCATGACTCATGGAAGCATTGCTAGGCGGCTCATCCGAATGGCGCAGGCGATGACTGCTCCTATTCCGGCAGGACTTGCCATCGCAGGGGTTTTCTCTTGTGGTATCTTTGCGGCCATTTCAGGTTCTTCTCCCGTTACTTTGATCGCGATTGGTGGTCTTATGTACCCAAGCTTAACAAAGGCAGGCTATCCTTCTCAGTTTTCCATGGGACTCCTTGCCTCTGGTGGAACCTTGGGGATCATCATCCCACCGAGTATTCCCATGATCGTATATGCGATTATGGTGGGTGTCTCAGTTACCGACCTTTTCATTGCAGGGATCGGTCCTGGGATTCTACTCATGTCCTTACTCATGCTCTACTCTGTGTTCCGCGCAGGAAAGATTGGCCGAGGCAAATGGGACTTCCAAGAAGTGAAACAATCTTGGAAAGAGGGAATCCTCGCATTGCTGATGCCCATTGTGATTCTTGGCGGTATCTACTCTGGATTCTTCACAGCAACTGAATCAGCGGCAATCGCTGTCTTCTATGCCATCATCGTAGAGATCTTTGTCCACAAAGAGCTCAGCTTCGGAAAGATACCGAGCATCATGGCAGAAAGTGCGGAACAATTAGGGATTCTATTTTTGATCTTGATCCTTGCTGTTAGCTTAAACAAATTTATGATCGAGAATGAAATTCCCCAAAACTTGGTGACGACCATGTCTGGCTTAATTTCTAGCCCGGTTACCTTCCTCATCGGGGTGAATATACTTCTCTTAATCGTAGGTATGTTTATGGATATCATGAGTGCTATTTTGGTTTTAGCACCACTCTTAGCACCAATGGCTGTTAATTATGGCATAAACCCAATCCACTTCGGAATCATCATGATTGTAAACTTAGAGATCGGTTACCTAACCCCTCCAGTAGGTATCAACCTCTTTGTTGCATCAGGTATTTTCAAACAACCATTAGGAAAGGTCATTCAGTCAGTGGCGCCTATTGTCGGTTTGTTTCTATTTGGATTGATCCTAATCAGTTGGATTCCAGAAATCTCTCTGGGTTTAATCTCACCAGAGAACGTTCCACCAGCTAGTCCTTAG
- a CDS encoding DnaJ domain-containing protein encodes MDQKLLLEEALAFFQLNESSSELDLKNQYQRLAKRYHPDAGEYDSAVMFLELQRHYEFLKEWWNTQQSFVWLEKKSSKAKDPIFEMYKLAKEKETIAILQYFEKNKNTPLVLEDDKNKGIESLRKALEPVREIYREITFKYPNSIWAKDSEESLQRISVWWK; translated from the coding sequence GTGGATCAAAAATTATTGTTAGAAGAAGCTCTCGCTTTTTTTCAACTCAATGAGTCCAGTTCAGAATTAGATCTCAAAAACCAATACCAAAGATTAGCCAAACGTTACCATCCAGATGCTGGAGAGTATGATTCCGCAGTTATGTTTCTCGAACTCCAAAGGCATTACGAATTCTTAAAAGAGTGGTGGAACACTCAGCAATCGTTTGTTTGGTTAGAGAAAAAATCCTCCAAAGCCAAAGATCCTATCTTTGAAATGTACAAACTTGCCAAAGAAAAGGAAACAATAGCAATCTTACAGTACTTTGAAAAAAATAAAAATACACCGCTAGTCCTCGAAGATGATAAAAATAAAGGAATTGAAAGTTTGCGAAAAGCACTTGAGCCGGTGCGCGAAATTTATCGTGAAATCACCTTTAAATACCCGAATAGCATCTGGGCAAAAGATTCCGAAGAATCACTACAACGAATTTCTGTTTGGTGGAAATAA
- a CDS encoding flagellar protein FlgN, which produces MRIPFYQKKKKYLLDLISNLQKEAEYLSYGDADSAVQLEFKNENLIQKLKELDQQNLDISLDLPASSEDIQASQEVFQLLDQAREIQSKVQKALETELQNAKKEYYEFQVQRKLKVHFAQNLGLSWIKNYC; this is translated from the coding sequence ATGAGAATACCCTTTTACCAAAAGAAAAAAAAGTATCTCTTAGATTTAATCTCAAATCTCCAAAAAGAGGCAGAGTACCTTTCCTATGGGGATGCTGATTCGGCAGTTCAACTAGAATTTAAAAATGAGAACCTCATCCAGAAGTTAAAGGAATTAGACCAGCAGAATTTAGATATCTCTTTGGACTTGCCGGCGAGTAGTGAAGACATCCAAGCATCCCAAGAAGTGTTCCAATTGTTAGACCAGGCCCGAGAAATCCAATCCAAAGTACAAAAGGCACTCGAAACAGAATTGCAAAATGCAAAAAAGGAATATTATGAATTCCAGGTACAGAGAAAGCTCAAAGTACATTTTGCACAAAATTTAGGTCTTTCGTGGATCAAAAATTATTGTTAG
- the fliS gene encoding flagellar export chaperone FliS codes for MSLARKTGGYSGYNEYKANEISTVSQVKLIVMLFDGAIRFLGVAMDNMTPRKYDVVNNHIIKAQDIITELLLSLNMEEGQEVANNLLSLYIYLKKRLLEANMKKDKAIIQECVKILNELKSSWEELEKKEAGQGQNAPVRPTGISITG; via the coding sequence ATGTCACTTGCGAGAAAGACCGGCGGTTATTCCGGTTATAATGAATACAAAGCGAATGAGATTTCCACTGTTAGCCAAGTTAAGTTGATTGTTATGCTCTTTGACGGAGCCATTCGATTTTTAGGGGTTGCGATGGACAATATGACCCCACGCAAGTACGATGTTGTAAATAACCATATCATCAAAGCCCAAGATATCATCACCGAACTTCTTCTCTCCCTAAATATGGAAGAGGGACAGGAAGTTGCCAACAATCTACTTTCTCTCTACATTTACCTCAAAAAAAGACTCCTAGAAGCCAATATGAAAAAGGACAAAGCCATCATCCAAGAATGTGTAAAGATCCTTAATGAGTTAAAATCCTCTTGGGAAGAGTTGGAAAAAAAGGAAGCAGGCCAGGGACAAAATGCACCTGTACGACCTACAGGAATTTCCATAACAGGTTAA
- the purN gene encoding phosphoribosylglycinamide formyltransferase, with amino-acid sequence MATGIRKEPKRLLFLASGRGSNFEAAVKTLQKKPKLYQILALISDNPEAKALEIAKSRKIPTILLPYRAFSDKQAYHRELLARSLESRPDLVVACGYMRILKPEFVRAFPNKIINVHPSLLPSFPGLDAQKQALEYGAKVTGCTVHFVEEGVDTGPIILQKSIVVQNNWGLGELSRAILQEEHKLLPLAIQLFCENKLKIKGRKVEILT; translated from the coding sequence CTGGCAACTGGAATTAGAAAGGAACCCAAAAGGCTTCTATTTCTAGCCTCTGGAAGGGGCTCTAACTTTGAAGCCGCCGTCAAAACCCTTCAAAAAAAGCCCAAACTCTACCAGATCTTAGCCCTCATTTCAGATAACCCTGAGGCTAAGGCCCTCGAAATCGCCAAATCTAGAAAAATCCCAACCATCCTACTCCCGTACCGAGCGTTTTCTGACAAACAAGCCTACCATAGAGAGTTACTAGCCCGTAGCCTCGAATCTCGCCCAGACTTGGTGGTTGCCTGTGGCTACATGCGCATCCTGAAACCTGAATTTGTGCGCGCCTTCCCGAATAAAATTATCAATGTCCATCCCTCTCTCCTACCTTCTTTCCCAGGACTTGATGCCCAAAAGCAAGCCCTAGAGTATGGGGCCAAAGTCACTGGTTGCACAGTTCACTTCGTGGAAGAAGGGGTGGATACTGGTCCCATCATCCTACAAAAATCTATAGTGGTTCAAAATAATTGGGGACTCGGAGAACTCTCTCGGGCAATTTTACAAGAAGAGCATAAACTTTTGCCCTTAGCCATACAGTTGTTTTGTGAAAATAAATTAAAAATCAAAGGTAGAAAGGTAGAAATACTTACATGA
- the purH gene encoding bifunctional phosphoribosylaminoimidazolecarboxamide formyltransferase/IMP cyclohydrolase has product MIEIKRALVSVSDKTGITELCAFLQKEGVEILSTGGTYDALVKASIPAKKVEDFTGFPEILHGRVKTLHPKIHGGLLGDTTNAEHRKQMDENQIVPIQLVIVNLYPFVKTVQKPDCKLEEAIENIDIGGPSMLRSAAKNHKNVVVLTDPKDYNEFKEEWKKNQGKISKESAFRYAAKVFSETASYDTAIATYFNDQLGNRFPDKISFAFIKKQKLRYGENPHQDAAFYEPIFAKSEFEALQGKELSFNNMLDFDAAFHVASLLPKNAVSIVKHLNPCGIAYGDSILESFQLARRTDPISAFGGIIGIHGIVDRETAEEITKNFVEGVIAEGFTAEALEIFGKKQNIRLIPIAKFQEALDELDMRSLHHGLLIQNRDYDIVTREQLKVVSKLKPTEEDIDALLFAWNCVKFIKSNAIVYTDTNATLGIGAGQMSRVDSVELGAMKAQKVGLSVVGSYVGSDAFFPFRDGIDAIAKVGAKAIIQPGGSIRDEEVIQAADEHGLIMVFTGMRHFRH; this is encoded by the coding sequence ATGATTGAAATCAAAAGAGCGCTTGTCTCAGTTTCTGATAAGACTGGAATCACAGAACTCTGTGCATTCTTACAAAAAGAAGGAGTAGAAATACTCTCAACTGGGGGAACTTATGATGCCCTCGTAAAAGCAAGTATACCTGCCAAAAAAGTAGAAGACTTTACTGGTTTTCCTGAAATCCTACATGGTCGGGTAAAAACTCTCCATCCTAAGATTCACGGAGGTTTATTGGGTGACACAACTAATGCTGAGCACCGCAAACAGATGGATGAAAATCAGATTGTACCCATCCAATTGGTCATCGTTAATTTATATCCGTTTGTAAAGACTGTTCAAAAGCCAGATTGTAAACTTGAAGAGGCCATCGAAAATATTGATATCGGTGGGCCATCTATGCTCCGTTCGGCGGCAAAAAATCATAAAAATGTAGTTGTACTCACCGATCCAAAAGATTACAATGAATTCAAGGAAGAATGGAAGAAAAACCAAGGCAAAATTTCAAAAGAGTCCGCTTTCCGTTATGCAGCCAAGGTCTTTTCGGAAACTGCTTCTTACGATACCGCAATAGCAACTTACTTCAATGACCAATTAGGAAATCGCTTTCCTGATAAAATCTCCTTTGCTTTTATCAAAAAACAAAAGTTACGCTATGGTGAAAACCCGCACCAAGATGCTGCATTCTATGAACCCATTTTTGCAAAGTCCGAGTTTGAGGCTTTACAAGGAAAAGAACTCTCCTTTAACAACATGTTAGACTTTGATGCTGCCTTTCATGTGGCTTCCCTTTTGCCCAAAAACGCAGTTTCCATTGTAAAACATTTAAATCCCTGCGGTATTGCTTACGGAGATTCCATTTTAGAATCCTTTCAATTGGCTAGGCGCACAGATCCCATTTCGGCTTTTGGTGGGATCATCGGAATCCACGGCATTGTTGACCGAGAAACTGCAGAAGAGATCACGAAGAATTTCGTCGAGGGCGTGATTGCTGAAGGGTTCACTGCCGAGGCTCTCGAAATCTTTGGCAAAAAACAGAATATACGTTTGATCCCGATTGCGAAATTCCAGGAAGCTCTGGACGAATTAGACATGCGCTCCTTACACCATGGTCTATTGATCCAAAATCGCGACTATGATATTGTTACACGAGAGCAGCTCAAAGTAGTTTCCAAACTCAAACCGACCGAAGAGGATATCGATGCTCTGCTCTTCGCTTGGAATTGTGTGAAATTCATTAAATCAAATGCAATCGTTTACACCGATACCAATGCAACCCTAGGAATTGGCGCAGGGCAAATGTCTCGCGTGGATTCTGTCGAGTTGGGCGCAATGAAAGCACAGAAAGTTGGTCTCTCTGTGGTTGGTTCTTATGTAGGCAGTGATGCCTTCTTTCCTTTCCGAGATGGCATTGATGCCATTGCAAAGGTTGGAGCAAAGGCAATCATCCAACCAGGAGGATCTATCCGTGATGAGGAAGTGATCCAAGCTGCGGATGAACATGGTTTGATTATGGTCTTTACTGGGATGAGACACTTCCGACATTAG
- the fsa gene encoding fructose-6-phosphate aldolase, whose amino-acid sequence MNLFLDTAEIAEIKKVHDLGLLDGITTNPSIIAKSGRKFTEVIKEITSFVKGPVSAEVLSTDSANMIKEGLELASIAENVVIKVPLIPEGLKAVVEFTKKGIRTNVTLCFTANQALLAAKAGASYISPFIGRLDDVGYDGLDLISEIREIYDNYGYETEILAASVRNPIHFKEVALRGADCATLPYSVFEMLFKHPLTDIGLSKFLEDAKKLTW is encoded by the coding sequence ATGAACTTATTCTTAGATACAGCTGAAATAGCAGAAATCAAAAAAGTACATGATTTAGGACTTTTAGACGGTATCACAACTAATCCATCCATCATCGCGAAATCTGGACGAAAGTTTACAGAAGTCATCAAAGAAATCACTAGCTTTGTGAAGGGTCCTGTCAGTGCTGAGGTGCTTTCCACCGATAGCGCAAATATGATCAAAGAAGGATTAGAACTTGCCTCCATTGCAGAAAACGTTGTTATCAAAGTACCTCTGATCCCAGAAGGCCTGAAAGCGGTCGTAGAATTTACAAAAAAAGGGATCCGAACAAACGTTACCCTTTGCTTTACGGCAAACCAAGCTCTACTCGCTGCCAAAGCTGGAGCGAGTTATATTTCCCCTTTCATTGGAAGGTTAGATGATGTTGGGTACGATGGTCTTGATTTGATATCTGAGATCAGAGAGATCTACGATAACTACGGATACGAAACCGAAATTTTAGCAGCTTCCGTCCGAAACCCAATCCACTTTAAAGAGGTGGCCCTTCGCGGTGCAGATTGTGCAACCCTTCCCTACTCTGTATTCGAAATGTTGTTCAAACATCCACTCACAGACATTGGATTAAGCAAATTCTTAGAAGACGCTAAAAAACTGACTTGGTAA
- a CDS encoding DUF1574 domain-containing protein has product MTKRTFLFYPLIVLICILILDKIFLLPIFHTDFLQAGNSVFYAQRNHQIERLVQDTELSKKKLALVFGDSRSYPFSEKGIPEKLQKDWTLYNFSGPQAVPMYSYFMFRKILDTGNVTPSLVILSLSPEAFDDSKGFINSPFLRLYCKSDCIKEIWDDLDWRVKYDFILDKVFAIRSIEPNFGLFFSRLKSKKLNEYTPTYNKEYQLINYGKGEYLVYATNVNPTEKLEKDTRRVSSIYMKSFQVSQSQLKYTEKFLELAKAKKIKVILFWPKVYPKYFESYVKFRVEEEWWNKILEINSRFGMPTMNMNREDSCDLFNDASHQSVFCYLEHMKRIWSEHAP; this is encoded by the coding sequence GTGACGAAACGGACTTTTCTTTTTTATCCTCTCATCGTTTTGATTTGCATTCTGATTTTAGATAAAATCTTTCTCTTACCTATCTTTCATACCGACTTCTTGCAGGCTGGGAATTCTGTTTTTTATGCGCAAAGAAACCACCAAATAGAGCGACTTGTGCAAGATACGGAACTTTCTAAGAAAAAATTAGCACTTGTTTTTGGAGACTCCAGATCCTATCCTTTCTCTGAAAAAGGCATTCCCGAAAAGTTGCAAAAGGATTGGACTCTTTATAATTTTAGCGGTCCGCAGGCCGTTCCCATGTATTCCTATTTTATGTTTCGCAAGATTTTGGATACAGGCAATGTTACACCAAGTTTAGTGATACTTTCTTTGAGTCCGGAAGCCTTTGATGATTCAAAGGGTTTTATCAATTCACCGTTTTTACGTCTCTATTGCAAATCTGATTGTATTAAAGAAATCTGGGACGATTTGGATTGGAGAGTAAAGTATGATTTTATTTTGGACAAGGTGTTCGCCATACGATCCATAGAACCAAATTTTGGATTATTTTTCTCCCGTCTCAAATCAAAAAAATTAAATGAATACACCCCAACCTACAACAAGGAATACCAACTGATCAATTATGGGAAAGGTGAGTATTTGGTCTACGCCACAAATGTGAACCCTACAGAGAAGCTAGAAAAAGATACGAGAAGAGTATCGAGTATTTATATGAAGTCTTTTCAAGTGAGCCAATCCCAACTCAAGTATACTGAAAAGTTTTTGGAATTAGCCAAAGCGAAGAAAATCAAAGTGATTTTGTTTTGGCCAAAGGTTTATCCTAAGTACTTTGAATCCTATGTGAAGTTCCGAGTAGAAGAAGAGTGGTGGAACAAAATCCTTGAAATCAATAGTCGATTTGGCATGCCAACCATGAACATGAACCGAGAGGATAGCTGCGATCTATTCAATGATGCGTCCCATCAGTCCGTATTTTGTTACTTAGAACATATGAAACGCATCTGGTCAGAACATGCCCCTTAG
- a CDS encoding pseudouridine synthase, with protein MRINQFLAKNGWGARRKVEEIILSGRVKVNGNTLTDLSYRVEEGDNVLVDGKNALAAASDLRSQILAFHKPKGYLTSHEDKHNENLIFDLLPEAYKKFNYAGRLDLDSRGLILLSNDGGFIQKITHPSFKIEKDYIVTLNKAVEVKSIAEEFTLGVREGGETLRAFKVQDAFPKPGKTQSNHLRVTLLEGKKRQIRRMFHSKHLSVIDLFRTRIGRFDLEKVAIEEGSFLEISEDDII; from the coding sequence ATGCGTATCAATCAATTTCTAGCGAAAAACGGTTGGGGGGCCCGCAGGAAGGTAGAAGAAATCATTCTATCTGGTCGGGTTAAGGTGAATGGAAATACACTGACCGATTTGAGTTACCGTGTGGAAGAAGGGGATAATGTCCTCGTAGATGGCAAAAATGCCCTTGCGGCAGCCTCAGATTTGAGGAGCCAGATCTTAGCCTTCCATAAACCCAAGGGTTATCTGACCTCCCATGAAGACAAACACAATGAAAACCTTATCTTTGATCTACTTCCGGAAGCCTACAAGAAGTTTAATTATGCTGGGCGTTTGGATTTGGATTCGAGGGGCCTGATCCTTTTATCAAATGATGGTGGATTTATCCAAAAGATTACGCACCCTAGTTTTAAGATTGAAAAGGATTATATTGTCACACTGAACAAAGCTGTCGAGGTAAAGTCCATAGCAGAAGAATTCACGTTAGGCGTTCGGGAAGGAGGTGAGACTCTCCGAGCCTTCAAAGTGCAAGATGCTTTTCCCAAACCCGGTAAAACACAATCAAATCATTTGCGAGTCACTCTTCTAGAAGGGAAAAAAAGACAGATTCGACGTATGTTTCATAGCAAACATTTAAGCGTGATCGATCTATTTCGAACCCGTATCGGAAGGTTTGATTTAGAAAAAGTCGCGATCGAAGAAGGTAGCTTTCTTGAGATTTCAGAAGATGATATTATTTGA